The Chlorocebus sabaeus isolate Y175 chromosome 1, mChlSab1.0.hap1, whole genome shotgun sequence genome includes a region encoding these proteins:
- the CTSF gene encoding LOW QUALITY PROTEIN: cathepsin F (The sequence of the model RefSeq protein was modified relative to this genomic sequence to represent the inferred CDS: deleted 1 base in 1 codon), whose protein sequence is MAPWLQLLSLLGLLPVAVAAPAQPQAASFQAWGPPSPELLAPTRFALDMFNRGRAAGTRAVLGLVRGRVRQAGQGSLYSLEATLEEPPCNDPTVCRLPASKKTLLCSFEVLDELGKHVLLRKDCGPVDTKVPGLGEPKAAGEPKSAFTQGSAMVSFLSQPHPDSRNETFSSVLSLLNEDPLPQDLPVKMASIFKNFVITYNRTYESKEEARWRLSVFVNNMVRAQKIQALDRGTAQYGVTKFSDLTEEEFRTIYLNPLLREEPGNKMKPAKSVGDLAPPEWDWRSKGAVTKVKDQGMCGSCWAFSVTGNVEGQWFLNQGTLLSLSEQELLDCDKMDKACMGGLPSNAYSAIKNLGGLETEDDYSYRGHMQACNFSAEKAKVYINDSVELSQNEQKLAAWLAKRGPISVAINAFGMQFYRHGISRPLRPLCSPWLIDHAVLLVGYGNRSDIPFWAIKNSWGTDWGEKGYYYLHRGSGACGVNTMASSAVVD, encoded by the exons ATGGCGCCCTGGCTGCAGCTGCTGTCGTTGCTGGGGCTGCTCCCGGTCGCAGTGGCCGCCCCCGCCCAGCCCCAAGCCGCCAGCTTTCAGGCCTGGGGGCCGCCGTCCCCGGAGCTGCTGGCGCCCACCCGCTTCGCGCTGGACATGTTCAATCGCGGCCGGGCTGCGGGAACGCGGGCCGTGCTGGGCCTTGTGCGCGGCCGCGTCCGCCAG GCGGGCCAGGGTTCGCTGTACTCCCTGGAGGCGACCCTGGAGGAACCACCCTGCAACGACCCCACGGTGTGCCGGCTCCCCGCGTCCAAGAAAACCCTG ctCTGCAGCTTCGAAGTTCTGGATGAACTTGGAAAACACGTGCTGCTGCGGAAGGACTGTGGCCCGGTGGACACCAAGGTTCCAGGT CTGGGAGAGCCCAAGGCTGCTGGGGAGCCCAAGTCAGCCTTCACTCAGGGCTCAGCCATGGTTTCTTTTCTGTCCCAACCCCATCCAGACAGCAGAAATGAGACTTTCAGCTCAGTCCTTTCCCTGTTGAATGAGGATCCCCTGCCCCAG GACTTGCCTGTGAAGATGGCTTCAATCTTCAAGAACTTTGTCATTACGTATAACCGGACATATGAGTCAAAGGAAG AAGCCCGGTGGCGCCTGTCCGTCTTTGTCAATAACATGGTGCGAGCACAGAAGATCCAGGCCTTGGACCGTGGCACAGCTCAGTATGGAGTCACCAAGTTCAGTGATCTCACAG AGGAGGAGTTCCGCACTATCTACCTGAATCCCCTCCTGAGAGAAGAGCCTGGCAACAAGATGAAGCCAGCCAAGTCTGTGGGTGACCTCGCCCCACCTGAATGGGACTGGAGGAGTAAGGGGGCTGTCACAAAAGTCAAGGACCAG GGCATGTGTGGCTCCTGCTGGGCCTTCTCAGTCACAGGCAACGTGGAGGGCCAGTGGTTTCTGAACCAGGGGACCCTACTCTCCCTCTCTGAACAGG AGCTCTTGGACTGTGACAAGATGGACAAAGCCTGCATGGGCGGCTTGCCCTCCAACGCCTACTCGGCCATAAAGAATTTGG GAGGGCTGGAGACAGAGGATGACTACAGCTACCGGGGCCACATGCAGGCCTGCAACTTCTCAGCAGAGAAGGCCAAGGTCTACATCAATGACTCCGTGGAGCTGAGCCAGAATGAGCAGA AGCTGGCGGCCTGGCTGGCCAAGAGAGGCCCAATCTCCGTGGCCATCAATGCCTTTGGCATGCAG TTTTACCGCCATGGGATCTCCCGCCCTCTCCGGCCCCTCTGCAGCCCTTGGCTCATCGACCATGCGGTGTTGCTTGTGGGCTATGGCAACC GCTCTGACATTCCCTTCTGGGCCATCAAGAACAGCTGGGGCACTGACTGGGGCGAGAAG GGTTACTACTACTTGCATCGCGGGTCTGGGGCCTGTGGTGTGAACACCATGGCCAGCTCGGCGGTGGTGGACTGA
- the CCDC87 gene encoding coiled-coil domain-containing protein 87, with protein sequence MEPPKHEPELQRFYHRLLRPLSLFPTRATSPEPQKRPTQEGRILQSFPLAKLTVASLCNQVAKLLSSSGMAARVPPEARLRLIKVILDELKCNWREPPAELSLSHKNNHKLRKRLEAYVLLSSEQLFLRYLHLLVTMSTPRGVFTESATLTRLAASLARDCTLFLTSPDVYRGLLTDFQALLRAEQASGGVDKLRPVCPSGTFKLCPIPWPHSTGFAQVQCSNLNLNYLIQLSRPPEFLNEPGKIDPVKELKSIPRLKRKKPLHWPPSTGKKREIDISSSQMVSLRSYPVAPTSRASPLPFYSELRRGQSMPSLREGWRLVDELGLPPLPSRPLTPLVLATESKPELTGHIVAEDLKQLIKKMKLEGTRYPPLDSGLPPLLGVVTRHPAAGHRLEELEKMLRNLQEEETSGQWDLQPPKSFPLHPQPVTITLKLRNEVVVQAAAVRVSDRNFLDSFHIEGAGALYNHLAGELDPKAIEKMDIDNFVGSTTREVYKELMSHVSSDHLHFDQGPLVEPAADKDWSTFLSSAFLRQEKQSQIINPELVVLYSQRANTLQSNTEMMPSFPSPQATKSWEKWSNKASLMNSWKTTLSVDDYFKYLTNHETDFLHVIFQMHEEEVPVEIVAPVRESLEIQHPPPLLEDEEPDFVPGEWDWNTVLEHRLGAGKTTHLGESHKILSLQKRLEQLWSVLEVPDKDQVDMVIKYSSKARLRQLPSLVNAWERALKPIRLREALLARLEWFEGQASNPNRFFKKTNLSSSHFLEEDQIRSHLHRKLNLMESSLASLLEEIELIFGEPVIFKGRRYLDKMKSDKVEMLYWLQQQRRVHHLVLALKDPHQSASL encoded by the coding sequence ATGGAGCCTCCGAAGCACGAGCCTGAGCTCCAGCGGTTTTACCACCGGTTGCTGCGTCCGCTGTCGCTCTTCCCCACTAGGGCGACGTCCCCAGAGCCTCAGAAGCGCCCCACGCAGGAGGGCCGGATTCTACAGTCCTTCCCTCTCGCGAAGCTGACGGTGGCGTCTCTATGCAACCAGGTGGCCAAGCTGCTTTCCAGCAGTGGGATGGCAGCGCGAGTGCCTCCTGAGGCTCGACTACGTCTCATCAAGGTCATCCTGGACGAGCTGAAGTGCAATTGGCGGGAGCCGCCCGCCGAACTTAGTCTGAGCCACAAAAACAACCACAAGCTCCGGAAGCGGCTCGAGGCCTACGTGCTGCTGAGCAGTGAGCAGCTCTTCTTGCGCTACTTGCACCTGTTGGTGACCATGTCGACCCCCAGAGGGGTCTTCACTGAATCAGCCACGCTCACCCGGTTGGCCGCCAGCCTTGCCAGGGACTGCACACTCTTCCTCACTAGTCCCGACGTCTACCGTGGCCTGCTCACCGACTTCCAGGCCCTGCTGAGGGCAGAGCAGGCCTCTGGAGGTGTGGACAAGCTGCGCCCTGTCTGCCCCTCTGGGACATTCAAGTTGTGCCCTATCCCCTGGCCTCACAGCACTGGCTTCGCCCAAGTGCAGTGCTCTAACCTCAACCTGAACTACCTCATCCAACTCAGCCGTCCACCAGAGTTTCTCAATGAGCCAGGAAAGATAGATCCAGTGAAGGAATTGAAGTCCATCCCTCGGTTGAAGAGGAAAAAGCCTCTCCACTGGCCACCCTCcacaggaaagaagagagaaatcgACATCAGTTCCTCACAGATGGTGTCGCTGCGCAGCTATCCTGTGGCCCCCACCAGCAGGGCTTCCCCCTTGCCTTTCTACTCTGAGCTCCGGAGAGGCCAATCCATGCCCTCCCTGCGTGAGGGCTGGAGGCTGGTAGATGAGTTGGGCCTTCCTCCACTCCCATCTCGCCCCTTAACCCCGCTGGTCTTGGCTACAGAGAGCAAACCAGAGCTGACTGGGCACATCGTGGCTGAGGATCTGAAGCAGTTGATAAAGAAGATGAAGTTGGAGGGGACTCGCTACCCACCACTGGACTCAGGCCTGCCTCCTCTCCTTGGGGTTGTGACCCGTCACCCAGCTGCAGGGCATCGCCTGGAGGAGCTGGAGAAGATGTTGAGGAACCTCCAGGAGGAAGAAACCTCTGGGCAGTGGGACCTCCAGCCCCCCAAATCCTTTCCACTTCACCCACAACCAGTGACCATTACTTTGAAGCTTAGAAATGAGGTCGTGGTCCAGGCGGCTGCCGTACGGGTCTCTGATAGAAACTTCTTAGACTCTTTCCACATTGAGGGGGCCGGAGCCCTGTATAACCATCTGGCTGGTGAACTGGATCCCAAAGCCATTGAAAAAATGGATATTGATAACTTTGTTGGCAGTACTACAAGGGAGGTCTACAAGGAGTTGATGAGCCATGTCTCTTCTGACCACTTACATTTCGATCAAGGGCCCCTAGTTGAGCCTGCAGCAGATAAAGACTGGTCGACCTTCCTGTCCTCAGCCTTTCTACGTCAAGAAAAACAATCTCAAATCATCAACCCTGAGCTGGTTGTACTTTACTCCCAGAGAGCAAACACTTTACAGTCCAATACTGAGATGATGCCCTCCTTCCCATCACCCCAGGCTACCAAAAGCTGGGAGAAGTGGTCAAACAAGGCCTCCTTGATGAACTCGTGGAAAACCACCTTGTCTGTGGATGACTACTTCAAGTACCTCACCAACCATGAAACAGATTTCCTTCATGTCATCTTTCAAATGCATGAAGAAGAGGTTCCTGTGGAGATTGTGGCTCCTGTCAGAGAGTCCCTAGAGATTCAGCACCCTCCCCCATTGCTAGAAGATGAAGAACCAGACTTTGTGCCAGGAGAGTGGGATTGGAACACTGTGCTAGAGCACAGGCTAGGAGCTGGGAAGACCACCCACCTGGGAGAATCTCACAAAATCCTGAGCCTGCAGAAGCGTCTGGAACAACTGTGGTCTGTGCTTGAGGTCCCCGACAAGGACCAGGTGGACATGGTCATTAAATACAGTTCCAAAGCCCGCCTGAGACAGCTGCCTTCATTGGTGAATGCCTGGGAGCGAGCCCTGAAGCCCATCCGGCTGCGGGAGGCGTTGCTGGCGAGACTAGAGTGGTTTGAGGGACAAGCTTCCAACCCCAACCGCTTCTTCAAAAAGACCAACTTGAGCTCCAGTCACTTCCTGGAGGAGGATCAGATCCGAAGCCATCTCCACAGGAAGCTCAACTTAATGGAGTCTTCTTTGGCTTCTCTCCTGGAGGAGATTGAGTTAATCTTTGGCGAGCCAGTGATCTTCAAGGGGCGGCGCTACCTGGACAAGATGAAGAGTGACAAAGTGGAGATGCTCTATTGGCTGCAACAGCAGCGGCGGGTTCACCACCTGGTCTTGGCCCTGAAGGATCCCCATCAGTCAGCCAGCCTTTAG